The following proteins come from a genomic window of Solwaraspora sp. WMMA2065:
- a CDS encoding site-2 protease family protein, translated as MAYLLGVVLFALAILISVSLHEAGHMVTAKKFGMKVTRYFVGFGPTIWSFRRGETEYGLKAIPLGGFCKIVGMTPQDDDVAPADESRVMWRFPVWKRTVVMSAGSVTHFGLAIVALWLAAVFMGLPNPDFPATEEQARQEPAVVAVTDCVVVEYVARACEAGDPASPAAQAGLRDGDRILAVSGTPVDTWGDMLEAIRGADPGPATVRYERDGTTGTAEAELAAVQRPELGTDEGPLSTVAALGVGLRIEKPGMVTYGPIEAFGATGDYLRQMAVGTVEAMMRIPEKIPALWASITGAERDIDTPISVVGASRLGGEAVANDAWELFVLLFISLNFFVGVFNLLPLLPLDGGHIAIAWFEKARSWLYAVLGRPDPGRVDYFKLMPLTYAVLLIGGAFTLLTITADVVNPITLFSR; from the coding sequence ATGGCGTACCTGCTCGGGGTGGTTCTCTTCGCCCTCGCGATTCTCATCTCGGTCAGCCTGCACGAGGCCGGTCACATGGTGACCGCGAAAAAGTTCGGGATGAAGGTGACCCGGTACTTCGTCGGTTTCGGCCCGACCATCTGGTCGTTCCGGCGCGGTGAGACCGAGTACGGGCTCAAGGCCATCCCGCTGGGTGGCTTCTGCAAGATCGTCGGTATGACCCCGCAGGACGACGACGTGGCACCCGCCGACGAGTCCCGGGTGATGTGGCGCTTTCCGGTGTGGAAGCGGACGGTGGTGATGTCCGCCGGGTCGGTGACCCATTTCGGGCTGGCGATCGTCGCCCTCTGGCTGGCTGCGGTCTTCATGGGCCTGCCGAACCCGGACTTCCCCGCCACCGAGGAGCAGGCCCGTCAGGAGCCGGCGGTGGTCGCGGTCACCGACTGTGTGGTCGTCGAGTACGTGGCCCGTGCCTGCGAGGCCGGCGACCCGGCCAGCCCGGCCGCGCAGGCGGGCCTGCGTGACGGCGACCGGATCCTCGCGGTGAGCGGCACCCCGGTCGACACCTGGGGTGACATGCTGGAGGCGATCCGGGGTGCCGATCCGGGGCCGGCGACCGTCCGGTACGAGCGGGACGGGACGACCGGCACCGCCGAGGCGGAGCTCGCCGCAGTGCAGCGCCCCGAGCTGGGCACCGACGAGGGCCCGCTGAGCACGGTCGCCGCGCTCGGCGTCGGGCTGCGGATCGAGAAGCCCGGCATGGTGACGTACGGGCCGATCGAGGCATTCGGCGCGACCGGCGACTACCTGCGCCAGATGGCGGTCGGCACCGTCGAGGCGATGATGCGGATCCCGGAGAAGATCCCGGCGCTGTGGGCCTCGATCACCGGCGCGGAGCGCGACATCGACACCCCGATCAGCGTGGTCGGTGCCAGCCGGCTCGGCGGGGAGGCGGTGGCCAACGATGCCTGGGAGTTGTTCGTGCTGCTGTTCATCTCGCTGAATTTCTTCGTCGGGGTGTTCAACCTGCTGCCGCTGCTGCCGCTGGACGGCGGGCACATCGCGATCGCCTGGTTCGAGAAGGCCAGGTCCTGGCTGTACGCGGTGCTGGGCCGACCCGACCCGGGGCGGGTCGACTACTTCAAGCTGATGCCACTCACGTACGCGGTTCTGCTGATCGGTGGCGCGTTCACGCTGCTGACCATCACCGCGGACGTGGTCAATCCGATCACGCTGTTCTCGAGGTGA
- the ispG gene encoding flavodoxin-dependent (E)-4-hydroxy-3-methylbut-2-enyl-diphosphate synthase, with protein MTAVSLGMPAVPPPPLAPRRVSRQIMVGPVPVGGGAPVSVQSMTTTVTSDVNATLQQIAELTASGCQIVRVAVPSQDDADALPTIARKSQIPVIADIHFQPKYVFAAIDAGCAAVRVNPGNIRQFDDKVAEIAKAASAAGTPIRIGVNAGSLDKRLLAKHGKATAEALVESALWECSLFEEHDFRDIKISVKHNDPVVMIRAYRLLAEQCDYPLHLGVTEAGPAFQGTVKSAVAFGALLAEGIGDTIRVSLSAPPVEEIKVGTAILESLGLRERGLEIVSCPSCGRAQVDVYTLADQVTAALDGFPAPLRVAVMGCVVNGPGEAREADLGVASGNGKGQIFVKGEVIKTVPESQIVETLVEEALRIADEMGAELPAEMRELLPGPTVTVH; from the coding sequence GTGACCGCTGTCAGTCTGGGCATGCCCGCAGTGCCGCCGCCGCCGTTGGCGCCGCGCCGGGTCAGCCGGCAGATCATGGTCGGTCCGGTGCCGGTGGGTGGCGGTGCACCGGTCTCCGTACAGTCGATGACCACCACGGTGACCTCGGACGTCAACGCGACGTTGCAGCAGATCGCCGAGCTGACCGCGTCCGGCTGCCAGATCGTGCGGGTCGCCGTGCCGTCGCAGGACGACGCGGACGCGCTGCCGACGATCGCCCGCAAGTCGCAGATCCCGGTGATCGCCGACATCCACTTCCAGCCGAAGTACGTCTTCGCTGCGATCGACGCCGGCTGTGCGGCAGTGCGGGTCAACCCGGGCAACATCCGGCAGTTCGACGACAAGGTGGCGGAGATCGCCAAGGCGGCGTCGGCGGCCGGTACACCGATCCGGATCGGTGTCAACGCCGGTTCGCTGGACAAGCGGTTGCTGGCCAAGCATGGCAAGGCGACCGCCGAGGCGCTGGTGGAGTCGGCGTTGTGGGAGTGCTCGCTGTTCGAGGAGCACGACTTCCGGGACATCAAGATCTCGGTCAAGCACAACGACCCGGTGGTGATGATCCGGGCGTACCGGCTGCTGGCCGAGCAGTGCGACTATCCGCTGCACCTCGGGGTGACCGAGGCCGGCCCGGCGTTTCAGGGCACGGTCAAGTCGGCGGTGGCGTTCGGCGCGCTGCTGGCCGAAGGGATCGGCGACACCATCCGGGTGTCCCTGTCCGCGCCGCCGGTGGAGGAGATCAAGGTCGGTACGGCGATCCTGGAGTCGCTCGGGTTGCGTGAGCGGGGCTTGGAGATCGTTTCCTGCCCGTCCTGCGGGCGGGCGCAGGTGGACGTGTACACCTTGGCCGACCAGGTGACCGCTGCGCTGGACGGGTTTCCGGCTCCGTTGCGGGTGGCGGTGATGGGATGCGTGGTGAACGGGCCGGGCGAGGCCCGGGAGGCCGATCTCGGGGTGGCGTCCGGCAACGGCAAGGGCCAGATCTTCGTCAAGGGCGAAGTGATCAAGACGGTGCCGGAGTCGCAGATCGTGGAGACCCTGGTGGAGGAGGCGCTGCGGATCGCCGACGAGATGGGCGCCGAGTTGCCGGCGGAGATGCGTGAGCTTCTTCCCGGGCCGACGGTCACGGTGCAC
- the dxr gene encoding 1-deoxy-D-xylulose-5-phosphate reductoisomerase, with protein sequence MLLGSTGSIGTQAVDIVTRNPDRFRIVGLGAGGGNVELLAVQALLLQVEVVAVARASAAQDLQLAFYAEASRRGYPTGGFRIPKILAGPSAMAELAEWPCDVVLNGVDGSRGLAPTLAALRAGRTLALANKESLIAGGPIVRAAIQRPDQIVPVDSEHSALAQCLRSGTADEVRKLVVTASGGPFRGRPRAELTEVTPEQAMAHPTWNMGPVITINSATLVNKGLEIIEAHELFRIPYPRIEVVVHPQSVIHSMVEFVDGSTVAQASPPDMRLPIALALGWPARVPAAAAPVDWTRAQSWEFAPLDETAFPAVALAKQAGADGRCRPAVYNAANEECVAAFVAGRLPFLGIVDTVERVLQAAPDFGEPGTVDDVLTAESWARTRAHELIGASAEGA encoded by the coding sequence GTGCTGCTCGGCTCCACCGGCTCGATCGGCACCCAGGCGGTCGACATCGTCACCCGCAACCCTGACCGGTTCCGCATCGTCGGGCTCGGCGCCGGCGGGGGAAACGTCGAGCTGCTCGCCGTACAGGCACTACTGTTGCAGGTCGAGGTGGTGGCGGTGGCCCGGGCCTCGGCGGCGCAGGACCTGCAGCTCGCCTTCTACGCTGAAGCGTCCCGGCGCGGCTATCCGACCGGTGGGTTCCGGATCCCGAAGATCCTGGCCGGCCCGTCGGCGATGGCCGAGCTTGCCGAGTGGCCGTGCGACGTGGTGCTCAACGGAGTGGACGGCTCCCGGGGGCTGGCCCCCACCCTGGCGGCGTTGCGGGCCGGCCGGACCCTGGCGCTGGCCAACAAGGAGTCGCTGATCGCCGGTGGTCCGATCGTGCGGGCCGCGATACAGCGCCCGGACCAGATCGTGCCGGTGGACTCCGAGCATTCGGCGCTCGCCCAGTGCCTGCGTTCGGGCACCGCCGACGAGGTGCGCAAGCTGGTGGTGACGGCGAGCGGCGGCCCGTTCCGGGGGCGGCCCCGTGCCGAGTTGACCGAGGTCACCCCGGAGCAGGCGATGGCCCACCCGACCTGGAACATGGGCCCGGTCATCACGATCAACTCGGCGACCCTGGTGAACAAGGGCCTGGAGATCATCGAGGCGCACGAACTGTTCCGCATCCCGTACCCGCGTATCGAGGTGGTGGTCCACCCACAGTCGGTGATCCACTCGATGGTGGAGTTCGTGGACGGTTCGACGGTCGCCCAGGCCAGTCCACCGGACATGCGACTGCCGATCGCGCTGGCCCTGGGCTGGCCGGCCCGGGTGCCGGCAGCGGCCGCGCCGGTCGACTGGACCCGGGCGCAGAGCTGGGAGTTCGCCCCGCTCGACGAGACGGCGTTCCCGGCGGTGGCGCTGGCCAAGCAGGCCGGCGCGGACGGCCGCTGCCGGCCGGCGGTCTACAACGCCGCGAACGAGGAGTGCGTGGCGGCGTTCGTCGCCGGCAGGCTACCGTTCCTCGGCATCGTCGACACGGTGGAGCGGGTGCTGCAGGCGGCACCGGACTTCGGCGAACCGGGTACGGTCGACGATGTGCTCACTGCGGAATCCTGGGCGCGAACCCGGGCGCATGAGCTGATCGGTGCATCGGCGGAGGGAGCTTGA